A stretch of the Cryptosporangium minutisporangium genome encodes the following:
- the dnaE gene encoding DNA polymerase III subunit alpha, with product MPRAADGFVHLHVHTEYSMLDGAARLKEMFTEAERLGMSAVAMTDHGNTYGAYDFFTKATAAGITPIIGTEAYVAPASRYDKKRIQWGRPDQKSDDVSGSGSYTHMTMWARNDDGLHNLLQLSSRAYTEGYFVKWPRMDAELLAEHSNGLMATTGCPSGEVQTRLRLGHFDEARAAAGKYQDIFGKDNFYLELMDHGLRIERQVRDGLLQIGRELGIPPVVTNDSHYTHEHEATSHAALLCVQTGSTLAAPTFQFDGTGYYLKSAAEMYGIDSSDAWQEGCRNTLAVAEKVDITGMFTKKNLMPKFPVPAGETEESWFRHEVWEGMKRRFPDGYDEQHRNQAEYEIDIILQMGFPSYFLVVADFINWSKANGIRVGPGRGSAAGSMVAYAMGITDLDPLPHGLIFERFLNPDRVSMPDIDIDFDERRRGDVIRYVTEKWGADKVAQIVTYGTIKAKAAIKDSARVLGYPYAVGDRITKAMPPAVMGKDIPLSGIFDPSHKRYNEAGEIRGLYESDPDVKKVIDTARGLEGLIRQAGVHAAGVIMSAEPLTDHIPVWMRASDGAIITQFDYPTCETLGLLKMDFLGLRNLTVLDDCLKAIVADGGPEIDLLKLPLDDKATYELLARGDTLGVFQLDGGPMRSLLRLMRPDNFEDISAVLALYRPGPMGANSHINYALRKNGQQEKTPIHPELAEPLKEILDTTHGLIVYQEQVMAIAQKVAGYSLGAADLLRRAMGKKKKEILDKEFKPFSEGMKANGYSDQAIKALWDILVPFSDYAFNKAHTAGYGLVSYWTGYLKANYPAAYMSALLTSVRDDKDKMAVYLNECRKMGIKVFPPDVNESDANFTPRGTDIRFGLGGVRNVGANAVDAIISARAEKGAYKDFYDFLKKTPAIVCNKKVVDALIKAGAFDSLLHTRKGLLAVHEAAVESFAEIKKSEAVGQFDLFGSGFGGDTGGEDLSVAFTPPIGTDEWPKMEKLATEREMLGLYVSDHPLSGVEHLLAAKVDCPISALTGDEYPDGRTVAVGGLLSGLQKRVTKQGKLWASARLEDLEGGIEVRFFPATYELVGQHLVEDAMVLVRGRIDKREDQPQLLAQDLALLDLGEADSEKPVIIVVSANRVNDQLVAQLRETLSIHPGTTEVHLKLQHKARATRWKLGDNVRVTPTPALMADLKALLGPAAIE from the coding sequence CCCACATGACGATGTGGGCCCGCAACGACGACGGGCTGCACAACCTGCTCCAGCTCTCGTCGCGCGCCTACACCGAGGGCTACTTCGTGAAGTGGCCACGGATGGACGCCGAGCTGCTGGCCGAGCACTCGAACGGCCTGATGGCCACGACCGGGTGCCCCTCCGGCGAGGTGCAGACCCGGCTGCGGCTCGGCCACTTCGACGAGGCACGCGCGGCCGCCGGCAAGTACCAGGACATCTTCGGCAAGGACAACTTCTACCTGGAGTTGATGGACCACGGCCTGCGCATCGAGCGCCAGGTCCGCGACGGGCTGTTGCAGATCGGCAGGGAACTCGGCATCCCGCCGGTCGTGACGAACGACTCGCACTACACGCACGAGCACGAGGCGACGTCACACGCGGCACTGCTCTGCGTGCAGACCGGCTCGACGCTCGCGGCGCCGACGTTCCAGTTCGACGGCACCGGCTACTACCTCAAGTCGGCGGCCGAGATGTACGGCATCGACTCCTCCGACGCCTGGCAGGAGGGTTGCCGGAACACGCTGGCGGTCGCCGAAAAGGTCGACATCACCGGCATGTTCACCAAGAAGAACCTCATGCCGAAGTTCCCGGTGCCCGCGGGCGAGACCGAGGAGAGCTGGTTCCGGCACGAGGTCTGGGAGGGCATGAAGCGCCGCTTCCCGGACGGCTACGACGAGCAGCACCGCAACCAGGCCGAGTACGAGATCGACATCATCCTGCAGATGGGGTTCCCGTCGTACTTCCTGGTCGTCGCGGACTTCATCAACTGGTCGAAGGCGAACGGCATCCGGGTGGGTCCCGGCCGTGGATCGGCGGCCGGCTCGATGGTCGCCTACGCGATGGGCATCACCGACCTCGACCCGCTGCCGCACGGCCTGATCTTCGAGCGGTTCCTCAACCCCGACCGCGTCTCGATGCCCGATATCGACATCGACTTCGACGAGCGTCGGCGCGGTGACGTCATTCGGTACGTGACCGAGAAGTGGGGCGCGGACAAGGTCGCCCAAATCGTCACGTACGGCACGATCAAGGCCAAGGCCGCGATCAAGGACTCGGCCCGCGTCCTCGGGTACCCGTACGCGGTCGGCGACCGCATCACGAAGGCGATGCCGCCGGCCGTGATGGGTAAGGACATCCCGCTCTCGGGCATCTTCGACCCGAGCCACAAGCGGTACAACGAGGCCGGCGAGATCCGGGGTCTGTACGAGAGCGACCCGGACGTCAAGAAGGTCATCGACACCGCTCGGGGCCTGGAGGGCCTGATCCGGCAGGCCGGTGTGCACGCGGCCGGCGTGATCATGTCCGCCGAGCCGCTCACCGACCACATCCCGGTCTGGATGCGCGCCTCCGACGGGGCGATCATCACGCAGTTCGACTACCCGACCTGCGAGACGCTCGGCCTGCTGAAGATGGACTTCCTGGGCCTGCGCAACCTCACGGTCCTGGACGACTGCCTGAAGGCGATCGTGGCCGACGGCGGCCCGGAGATCGACCTGCTCAAGCTGCCGCTGGACGACAAAGCGACGTACGAGCTGCTGGCCCGCGGTGACACGCTCGGCGTCTTCCAGCTCGACGGTGGGCCGATGCGCTCGCTGCTGCGGCTGATGCGGCCGGACAACTTCGAAGACATCTCCGCGGTGCTCGCGCTCTACCGGCCGGGGCCGATGGGCGCGAACTCGCACATCAACTACGCGCTACGGAAGAACGGCCAGCAGGAGAAGACGCCGATCCACCCGGAGCTGGCCGAGCCGCTCAAGGAGATCCTGGACACGACGCACGGCCTGATCGTGTACCAGGAGCAGGTCATGGCGATCGCGCAGAAGGTCGCCGGGTACTCGCTGGGCGCTGCCGACCTGCTCCGTCGCGCGATGGGCAAGAAGAAGAAGGAGATCCTCGACAAGGAGTTCAAGCCGTTCTCCGAGGGCATGAAGGCCAACGGCTACTCGGACCAGGCGATCAAGGCTCTCTGGGACATCCTGGTCCCGTTCTCCGACTACGCGTTCAACAAGGCCCACACCGCCGGGTACGGGCTGGTCTCCTACTGGACCGGCTACCTCAAGGCCAACTACCCCGCCGCGTACATGTCGGCGCTCTTGACGTCCGTCCGGGACGACAAGGACAAGATGGCGGTTTACCTCAACGAGTGCCGCAAGATGGGCATCAAGGTCTTCCCGCCCGACGTCAACGAGTCCGATGCGAACTTCACGCCGCGTGGCACCGACATCCGGTTCGGCCTCGGCGGTGTCCGGAACGTCGGCGCGAACGCGGTCGACGCGATCATCTCGGCCCGCGCCGAGAAGGGTGCGTACAAGGACTTCTACGACTTCCTGAAGAAGACGCCCGCGATCGTCTGCAACAAGAAGGTCGTCGACGCGCTGATCAAGGCCGGTGCGTTCGACTCGCTTCTGCACACGCGGAAGGGCCTGCTCGCCGTGCACGAGGCCGCGGTCGAGTCGTTCGCCGAGATCAAGAAGAGCGAGGCCGTCGGCCAGTTCGACCTGTTCGGCTCCGGCTTCGGGGGCGACACCGGCGGCGAGGACCTCAGCGTCGCGTTCACGCCACCGATCGGCACCGACGAGTGGCCGAAGATGGAGAAACTGGCCACCGAGCGGGAGATGCTCGGGCTGTACGTCTCCGACCACCCGCTGTCCGGCGTGGAGCACCTCCTGGCCGCGAAGGTCGACTGTCCGATCTCGGCGCTGACCGGCGACGAATACCCGGATGGACGCACGGTTGCGGTCGGCGGTCTGCTGTCCGGGCTGCAGAAGCGGGTCACCAAGCAGGGGAAGCTCTGGGCCAGCGCCCGACTGGAAGACCTCGAGGGTGGTATCGAGGTCCGGTTCTTCCCGGCCACCTACGAGCTCGTCGGCCAGCACCTCGTCGAGGACGCCATGGTGCTGGTGCGAGGCCGCATCGACAAACGTGAGGACCAGCCCCAGTTGCTCGCCCAGGACCTGGCGTTGCTCGACCTGGGCGAGGCCGACTCGGAGAAGCCGGTGATCATCGTGGTCTCGGCCAACCGGGTCAACGACCAACTCGTCGCCCAGCTGCGGGAGACGCTCTCCATCCACCCGGGGACGACCGAGGTGCACCTCAAGCTGCAGCACAAGGCGCGGGCGACCCGGTGGAAGCTCGGCGACAACGTCCGCGTCACACCGACACCGGCGTTGATGGCCGATCTCAAGGCCCTGCTGGGTCCGGCGGCGATCGAGTAA